A genomic region of Chitinimonas arctica contains the following coding sequences:
- a CDS encoding DotU family type VI secretion system protein: protein MEADFNLLKPTPGGYTPQAPTANSQASIADSFDDERKEPVNTGVNPLVACANPLLYLAGQLRATPQHANPAALREYLAERIRAFEDAARTAGVRHEHVIAGRYVLCTLLDEVAASTPWGGSGIWAKHSLLVMFHNETWGGEKFYQLLSKLGENPVGNRDLLELMYLCLCLGFEGRYRVLNDGAAQLELLRRRLVEMLRQQRPVGERELSPHWQGEVAVLKRSGLRIPLWVTASATALLLTLVYMGLSLTLNRDSDPVFGDIQSLRARVPTHALDKPAAVPRLAGLLQREISEGLVSVADHENRSVITIRGDGLFESGSADVTSAYMPVLARISAELGKVNGQILISGHTDNQPLRSMRFPSNWHLSRARAEAVRDLLAESLPANRLLVDGRSDSEPVVVNDTPANRARNRRVEITLFVSK from the coding sequence ATGGAAGCCGACTTCAATCTGCTCAAGCCCACGCCAGGCGGCTATACGCCCCAGGCACCCACGGCCAATTCCCAGGCCAGCATCGCCGACAGCTTCGACGATGAGCGCAAGGAACCGGTCAACACCGGCGTCAACCCGCTGGTGGCCTGCGCCAACCCCTTGCTGTATCTCGCCGGCCAGTTGCGCGCGACGCCGCAGCATGCCAACCCGGCCGCCCTGCGCGAATACCTGGCGGAGCGGATCCGCGCCTTCGAAGACGCGGCGCGCACCGCCGGCGTGCGGCATGAGCATGTGATCGCCGGCCGCTATGTCCTGTGCACGCTACTGGACGAGGTGGCCGCTTCAACGCCCTGGGGCGGCTCCGGCATCTGGGCCAAGCACAGCCTGCTGGTGATGTTCCATAACGAAACCTGGGGCGGCGAGAAGTTCTACCAATTGCTGTCCAAGCTGGGCGAGAACCCGGTCGGCAACCGCGACCTGCTGGAACTGATGTACCTGTGCCTGTGCCTGGGCTTCGAAGGCCGCTACCGGGTGTTGAACGACGGGGCCGCCCAACTGGAGCTATTGCGCCGCCGGCTGGTGGAAATGCTGCGGCAACAGCGCCCGGTCGGCGAGCGCGAACTGTCGCCCCATTGGCAGGGAGAAGTCGCCGTGCTCAAGCGCAGCGGCCTACGTATCCCGCTGTGGGTGACCGCGTCCGCCACCGCCTTGCTGCTGACGCTGGTGTATATGGGCCTGTCGCTGACCCTGAACCGCGATTCCGACCCGGTATTCGGCGATATCCAAAGCCTGCGCGCCCGCGTACCCACCCATGCACTGGACAAACCGGCGGCCGTACCGCGCCTGGCCGGCCTGCTGCAACGCGAGATCAGCGAGGGACTGGTATCGGTGGCCGACCACGAGAACCGCTCCGTCATCACCATTCGTGGCGACGGCCTGTTCGAATCGGGCAGCGCCGATGTCACCAGCGCTTATATGCCGGTATTGGCGCGCATCAGCGCGGAACTGGGCAAGGTCAACGGCCAGATCCTGATCAGCGGCCATACCGACAACCAGCCGCTGCGCTCCATGCGCTTCCCCTCCAACTGGCATCTGTCGCGCGCCCGCGCCGAAGCGGTCCGCGACCTGCTGGCCGAGTCGCTGCCGGCCAACCGCCTGCTGGTGGACGGCCGCTCCGATAGCGAGCCGGTGGTAGTCAATGACACGCCCGCCAATCGTGCGCGCAATCGCCGCGTTGAGATCACGCTGTTCGTCAGCAAATAG
- the tssK gene encoding type VI secretion system baseplate subunit TssK, with protein sequence MKHNRVIWSEGLFLQPQHFQQQERHVERLVAAATMNDWFWGCQQLRLDGARLVMGKLGLERASGRFRDGTPFDCGGDDPLPAPLDVPADVRDELVFLALPLPSDTHASHQLDPAMAVMSRYVALASKVDDVTAPGKSADMLLGRLNCRLMLARDMHGGFSGIAVARVRERLPNGELTLDENFLPPALSYQAHVSLESFPREILGLVRQRANALAARIAQPGRGSVAEVAEYLLLQTLNRYSPVLAQVVAMPASHPAGFYQLGLQLAGDLAVFAREDRLPPEFPAYDADRLDASFAPLMTELRRALAVVIDQSAVAIELQDRKYGVRVAITPDLALFREASFVLAARGQMPAEALRQRLPSQIKIGPIDKIRDLVNLQLPGIGLQSLPVAPRQVPYHAGYHYFELDRGHELWAQLERSGGIALHLGGEFPGLELALWAIRR encoded by the coding sequence GTGAAACACAATCGCGTCATCTGGAGCGAGGGGCTGTTCCTTCAGCCGCAACACTTCCAGCAACAGGAAAGACACGTGGAGCGGCTGGTAGCGGCTGCCACCATGAACGACTGGTTCTGGGGCTGCCAACAGTTGCGCCTGGACGGCGCGCGCCTGGTGATGGGCAAGCTTGGCCTGGAACGGGCCAGCGGCCGCTTCCGCGATGGCACGCCCTTCGATTGCGGCGGCGACGATCCGCTGCCCGCGCCGCTGGATGTGCCGGCCGACGTGCGCGACGAACTGGTCTTCCTGGCCCTGCCCCTGCCCAGCGACACCCACGCCAGCCACCAGCTCGATCCGGCCATGGCGGTGATGTCCCGCTATGTCGCACTGGCCAGCAAGGTGGATGACGTGACCGCGCCGGGCAAATCGGCCGACATGCTGCTGGGCCGCCTTAACTGCCGCCTTATGCTGGCGCGCGATATGCACGGCGGTTTCAGCGGCATCGCGGTGGCGCGGGTGCGGGAACGGCTGCCTAACGGCGAGCTAACCCTGGACGAAAATTTCCTGCCGCCGGCACTAAGCTATCAGGCACATGTGAGCCTGGAAAGTTTCCCGCGCGAGATCCTCGGCCTGGTGCGGCAGCGCGCCAACGCCCTGGCCGCCCGCATCGCCCAGCCGGGGCGCGGCAGCGTAGCCGAAGTGGCCGAATACCTGTTGCTGCAGACGCTGAACCGCTACTCGCCCGTTCTGGCGCAAGTGGTCGCCATGCCGGCCTCGCATCCGGCCGGTTTCTACCAGCTGGGATTGCAGCTGGCCGGCGACCTGGCGGTATTCGCCCGCGAAGACCGGCTGCCGCCCGAATTCCCCGCCTACGACGCCGACCGGCTCGATGCCAGCTTCGCGCCCTTGATGACGGAACTCCGGCGCGCCTTGGCGGTGGTCATCGACCAGAGCGCGGTGGCGATAGAGTTGCAGGACCGCAAGTACGGCGTGCGGGTGGCCATTACCCCCGACCTGGCCTTGTTCCGCGAAGCCAGCTTCGTCCTGGCCGCGCGCGGCCAGATGCCGGCCGAAGCATTGCGCCAGCGCCTGCCCAGCCAGATCAAGATCGGTCCGATCGACAAGATCCGCGACCTGGTCAATCTGCAGCTGCCCGGCATCGGCCTGCAGTCCCTGCCGGTGGCGCCTCGCCAGGTGCCTTATCACGCCGGCTACCATTACTTCGAGCTGGATCGCGGTCACGAGCTTTGGGCGCAGCTGGAGCGCTCCGGTGGCATCGCCCTGCACCTGGGCGGTGAATTCCCGGGTCTGGAACTGGCGCTCTGGGCCATTCGGCGCTGA
- the tssJ gene encoding type VI secretion system lipoprotein TssJ — translation MKLPLPRLARWAAAALGALLLVGCASKPVTMDGLIFASPKVNPDASGRASPVVVKLFHLKSLANFQTSDFFSLYERPAQALGSDYVTVEEIVLTPGMKQRITRPLAPEVRYLALIAAFRDLENAQWRGTLDVSQGDKDLPLIIELSDNKVSIRTADGTRELEKLQEKLAEKRDEMLRSAEEEAKQAAKERAQQAVTKRLKRLPLP, via the coding sequence ATGAAACTCCCTCTTCCAAGGCTGGCACGCTGGGCCGCCGCCGCTCTGGGCGCACTGCTGCTCGTCGGCTGCGCCAGCAAGCCGGTCACCATGGACGGACTGATCTTTGCCTCGCCCAAGGTCAATCCCGACGCCAGCGGCCGTGCTTCGCCGGTGGTCGTCAAGCTGTTCCATCTGAAATCGCTGGCCAACTTCCAGACCAGCGACTTCTTCTCCTTATATGAGCGGCCGGCCCAGGCATTGGGCAGCGACTATGTCACGGTCGAAGAGATCGTCCTGACGCCTGGCATGAAGCAGCGCATCACCCGTCCGCTGGCGCCCGAGGTCCGCTACCTGGCGCTGATCGCCGCCTTCCGCGATCTGGAAAACGCGCAATGGCGCGGCACGCTGGATGTCAGCCAGGGTGACAAGGATCTGCCCCTGATCATCGAATTGTCAGACAACAAGGTCAGTATCCGCACTGCCGACGGTACCCGCGAGCTGGAAAAGCTGCAGGAGAAATTGGCGGAGAAGCGCGACGAAATGCTACGCAGCGCCGAGGAAGAGGCGAAGCAGGCCGCCAAGGAGCGTGCCCAGCAGGCCGTCACCAAACGCCTCAAGCGCCTGCCGCTGCCTTAA
- the tssA gene encoding type VI secretion system protein TssA codes for MDIAPLLEPVDASAPCGQNLEYSQEFLALESLVVGTPEQQFGDTVIAAVAPDWAAVAKQSDGLLRQSKDLRLATLRTRAAINQDGVAGLASGLELLAGLLSSYWSDLHPELEDGDATMRINALSALSSVDAVLNDLRQSTYMEVRGLAGCLVKDVEAALAGRSGAESGELSEADINRLVVADSVQAERLAEQLGRARTAAGTITELLDEHTPYHGLDFTALLRLIELLRHPLGKTATAAVPAATPGEALPGAAMPAGGAVAAQSGAAQVAVQWPSAVNSRQEAARLVELACVYFETHEPGHPAPLLLRRGQRLMTMDFLEIIRELAPEGMGQVEAAAGLNR; via the coding sequence ATGGATATTGCGCCGCTGCTTGAGCCCGTCGATGCGTCGGCGCCTTGCGGCCAGAACCTCGAATACAGCCAGGAATTCCTTGCCTTGGAATCCCTGGTGGTCGGCACGCCTGAACAACAGTTCGGCGACACCGTCATCGCCGCCGTCGCGCCCGATTGGGCCGCCGTGGCCAAGCAAAGCGACGGCCTGCTGCGTCAAAGCAAGGACTTGCGCCTTGCCACCCTGCGTACCCGCGCCGCCATCAATCAAGATGGCGTGGCCGGCTTAGCGTCCGGTTTGGAACTGCTTGCCGGCCTGCTCTCCTCCTACTGGTCCGATCTGCACCCCGAGCTGGAAGACGGCGATGCCACCATGCGCATCAATGCCCTGTCGGCGCTGTCCAGCGTCGATGCGGTGTTGAATGATCTGCGCCAATCTACTTATATGGAAGTGCGCGGGCTGGCGGGTTGCCTGGTCAAGGACGTCGAGGCGGCCCTGGCGGGACGCTCCGGCGCGGAGTCGGGCGAATTGAGCGAAGCGGATATCAACCGCCTGGTCGTCGCCGATTCCGTCCAGGCCGAGCGGCTGGCCGAGCAATTGGGACGCGCCCGTACGGCGGCCGGTACGATTACCGAATTGCTGGACGAGCATACGCCCTACCATGGCCTGGACTTCACGGCGCTGTTGCGCCTGATCGAGCTGCTGCGCCATCCGCTGGGCAAGACCGCGACAGCGGCGGTGCCCGCCGCTACGCCGGGTGAAGCTTTGCCGGGCGCGGCCATGCCGGCTGGGGGCGCCGTGGCGGCGCAGTCCGGTGCCGCTCAGGTAGCGGTTCAGTGGCCGAGCGCAGTGAACAGCCGACAAGAAGCGGCTCGCCTGGTCGAGCTTGCCTGTGTCTACTTCGAAACCCATGAACCCGGCCACCCGGCGCCGCTGTTGCTGCGCCGTGGACAGAGGCTGATGACCATGGATTTCCTGGAAATCATCCGCGAGCTGGCACCCGAAGGCATGGGCCAGGTGGAAGCCGCCGCGGGACTTAATCGTTAA
- the tssB gene encoding type VI secretion system contractile sheath small subunit, whose protein sequence is MAKSDSGQKFIARNRAPRVQIEYDVEVYGAEKKVQLPFVMGVLSDLSGKSEVDQGSVADRKFMEIDVDNFDSRMKSIRPRAVFNVPNALTGEGNLSIDVSFESMDDFSPAAVARQIEPLRKLLEARQQLANLLTYMDGKNGAESLIGKLLQDPALLAALSAAPKTVADDTAPVAE, encoded by the coding sequence ATGGCTAAAAGCGATAGCGGACAAAAGTTCATTGCGCGCAATCGCGCGCCCCGCGTGCAGATCGAGTACGACGTCGAAGTCTATGGCGCCGAGAAAAAGGTTCAACTCCCATTTGTAATGGGCGTGCTCTCGGACCTGTCCGGCAAGTCGGAAGTCGACCAGGGTTCGGTGGCCGATCGTAAGTTCATGGAGATCGACGTCGACAACTTCGATTCGCGCATGAAGTCGATTCGTCCGCGCGCCGTCTTCAACGTGCCCAACGCCCTGACCGGCGAAGGCAACCTGAGTATCGATGTCAGCTTCGAAAGCATGGACGACTTCTCGCCTGCCGCCGTTGCCCGCCAGATCGAGCCCCTGCGCAAGCTGCTGGAAGCACGTCAGCAATTGGCCAACCTGCTGACCTATATGGATGGCAAGAACGGTGCCGAGTCGTTGATCGGTAAGCTGCTGCAGGACCCGGCGCTGTTGGCCGCGCTCTCCGCCGCCCCCAAGACCGTGGCGGATGACACCGCTCCGGTGGCCGAATAA
- the tssC gene encoding type VI secretion system contractile sheath large subunit, whose translation MTTELQGFGSPAGATAQGEQSDFYNLLQKEFRPKSDEARNAVEQAVHTLAQQVLAGTTLIGDDAFKSIEAIIGELDRKLSEQVNLVIHHADFQALESSWRGLQYLINNTETDEMLKIKVFNVTKADLHRTLRRFKGTNWDQSPFFKRVYEEEYGQFGGEPFGCMVGDYFFDHSPVDVELLREIGRTAAASHCPFISGAAPSVMQMESWQELANPRDLTKIFQTPEYAAWRSLRESEDARYIGLAMPRFLARLPYGVNTNPVDEFDFEEDTAGAAHERFGWANSAYAMAVNINRSFKQYGWCTRIRGVESGGTVDNLPCHTFPTDDGGVDLKCPTEIAISDRREAELAKNGFMPLLHRKNSDLAAFIGAQSLQKPTEYMDADASANAQLAARLPYLFAVCRFAHYLKCIVRDKIGSFTSRDEMQRWLNEWILNYVDGDPGNSSEAVKAEKPLAAAEVILEEIEGNPGYYAAKFFLRPHYQLEGLTVSLRLVSKLPSAKEGGA comes from the coding sequence ATGACCACCGAGTTGCAAGGTTTCGGATCACCAGCCGGCGCGACCGCGCAAGGCGAACAAAGTGATTTCTACAATCTGCTGCAGAAGGAGTTCCGTCCCAAGTCGGACGAGGCCCGCAATGCCGTGGAGCAGGCCGTACATACCTTGGCCCAGCAGGTGCTGGCCGGTACCACGCTGATCGGCGACGATGCGTTCAAGTCCATCGAAGCCATTATCGGCGAGCTGGACCGCAAGCTGTCGGAACAGGTCAATCTGGTGATCCACCACGCCGATTTCCAGGCACTGGAATCGTCCTGGCGCGGTCTGCAATACCTGATCAACAACACCGAAACCGACGAGATGCTGAAGATCAAGGTCTTCAACGTCACCAAGGCCGATCTGCATCGCACCTTGCGCCGCTTCAAAGGCACCAATTGGGACCAGAGCCCGTTCTTCAAGCGTGTCTACGAAGAGGAATACGGCCAGTTCGGCGGCGAGCCTTTCGGCTGCATGGTGGGCGACTATTTCTTCGACCACAGCCCGGTCGATGTCGAGTTGCTGCGTGAAATCGGCCGCACGGCGGCGGCTTCGCACTGTCCTTTCATCTCGGGCGCCGCACCGTCGGTGATGCAGATGGAATCGTGGCAGGAACTGGCCAACCCGCGCGATCTGACCAAGATCTTCCAGACGCCGGAATACGCGGCCTGGCGTTCGCTGCGCGAATCGGAAGATGCCCGCTATATCGGCCTGGCCATGCCGCGCTTTCTGGCGCGCCTGCCCTACGGCGTCAACACCAACCCGGTCGATGAGTTCGATTTCGAGGAAGACACCGCCGGTGCCGCCCACGAACGTTTCGGCTGGGCGAACTCGGCCTATGCCATGGCGGTGAATATCAACCGCTCGTTCAAGCAGTATGGCTGGTGTACCCGCATTCGCGGCGTGGAGTCGGGCGGCACGGTGGACAATCTGCCTTGCCACACCTTCCCGACCGACGATGGTGGCGTGGACCTCAAGTGCCCGACCGAAATCGCCATTTCCGACCGGCGCGAAGCGGAGCTGGCCAAGAACGGCTTTATGCCGCTACTGCACCGCAAGAACTCCGACCTGGCCGCCTTTATCGGTGCCCAGTCGCTGCAAAAGCCGACCGAGTACATGGATGCCGACGCCAGCGCCAATGCGCAGCTGGCCGCACGCCTGCCGTACCTGTTCGCGGTTTGCCGTTTCGCGCATTACCTGAAGTGCATCGTGCGCGACAAGATCGGTTCCTTCACCAGCCGCGACGAAATGCAGCGCTGGTTGAATGAATGGATTCTCAATTATGTCGATGGGGATCCCGGTAATTCGTCCGAAGCGGTCAAGGCGGAAAAACCGCTTGCCGCGGCAGAAGTGATACTTGAGGAGATTGAAGGCAATCCAGGTTATTACGCAGCCAAGTTCTTCTTGCGTCCGCATTACCAATTGGAGGGTTTGACCGTTTCCTTGCGCCTGGTATCGAAATTACCATCCGCCAAGGAAGGCGGCGCCTAA
- a CDS encoding BPSL0067 family protein: MPYLLGIAEKDVFGKAKFVNAKGNTECVEFVVQTTSAPSTIGWNRGDKISDLPPGKLARGTAIATFDANGRYPTDTLGKHAAIYLSHDAHGIRVLDQWRAQGEVRERVIHFNKPKGTSRSNDASTFYVIK; this comes from the coding sequence ATGCCTTATTTGCTTGGAATTGCCGAGAAGGATGTCTTCGGTAAGGCAAAGTTTGTGAATGCCAAGGGTAATACCGAATGTGTCGAGTTCGTCGTGCAGACCACCAGCGCGCCTTCGACCATCGGTTGGAATCGAGGCGACAAGATCAGCGATCTGCCGCCGGGGAAATTGGCCCGCGGCACCGCCATCGCCACCTTCGATGCAAATGGCCGTTATCCGACCGATACCTTGGGTAAGCACGCCGCTATTTATCTCAGCCACGACGCCCATGGCATCCGGGTGCTGGATCAATGGCGCGCGCAGGGTGAAGTGCGTGAACGGGTCATCCATTTCAACAAGCCCAAGGGCACGTCGCGCAGCAATGACGCCAGCACCTTTTACGTTATCAAGTAG
- a CDS encoding STY0301 family protein: protein MAYRTHFLIGALLLGLSGGASAAESQAMSCPESLPVTEQAGTLDKPWEVVADQGRGGYGLDGVRFYSGPPQEMATLVPDQTRQTSRERKSVWRLPSNGGQQYWLACAYRNTALLATRALPPELKSCELTEQLLPSGKVLKVVAVVCK, encoded by the coding sequence ATGGCATACCGAACCCATTTCCTTATCGGCGCGCTGTTGCTCGGCCTGTCCGGCGGGGCATCGGCGGCGGAATCGCAGGCGATGAGCTGCCCCGAGTCGCTACCGGTGACCGAACAGGCAGGGACGCTGGACAAACCATGGGAAGTCGTGGCCGATCAGGGGCGCGGCGGCTACGGCCTGGATGGTGTGCGGTTTTATTCCGGTCCGCCACAGGAAATGGCGACCTTGGTGCCGGACCAGACACGGCAGACCAGCCGCGAGCGCAAATCGGTCTGGCGGCTGCCAAGCAACGGCGGGCAGCAGTACTGGCTGGCTTGCGCCTACCGGAACACGGCCTTGCTGGCGACGCGGGCGCTGCCGCCCGAGCTGAAGAGCTGCGAGTTGACCGAGCAATTGTTGCCGTCCGGCAAGGTTTTGAAGGTGGTGGCGGTGGTGTGTAAGTAA
- a CDS encoding Hcp family type VI secretion system effector, whose translation MAKDMFLKIDGIEGESGDDKHKNEIELLSFNWGMAQASSMHSGSGGGQGRVTVDDLSFIHFVDKATPILIQACMSGKHIPKAVLVVRKAGEKPLDYLKITMTDVLVTSVNPAGTNGDGEGLKASVGLAFSKVKVEYQPQGADGSPKGGAVVSEWDIKANKKV comes from the coding sequence ATGGCAAAGGATATGTTCCTCAAGATCGATGGCATCGAAGGCGAGTCCGGCGATGACAAGCACAAGAACGAGATCGAACTCCTGTCGTTCAACTGGGGCATGGCACAAGCTTCCAGCATGCACTCGGGTTCGGGCGGCGGTCAGGGTCGCGTCACCGTTGACGATCTGAGCTTCATCCATTTCGTGGACAAGGCTACCCCGATCCTGATCCAGGCCTGTATGTCCGGCAAGCACATCCCCAAGGCTGTGTTGGTCGTTCGCAAGGCCGGTGAAAAGCCTCTCGACTACCTGAAGATCACCATGACCGACGTGCTGGTCACCTCGGTGAACCCAGCCGGCACCAATGGCGATGGCGAAGGCCTGAAGGCTTCCGTGGGCCTGGCTTTCTCCAAGGTCAAGGTCGAGTACCAGCCTCAAGGCGCGGATGGCAGCCCCAAGGGCGGCGCCGTGGTGTCCGAGTGGGACATCAAGGCCAACAAGAAGGTGTAA
- a CDS encoding type VI secretion system accessory protein TagJ produces the protein MTVPSNAEALIKQGCPTEALEALQAEVRRTPAAPEPRVFLFQLLAILGDWQRAGQQLDTLSKLYGDFATFTHFYQHVLTAERARADVFAGQASPVVIGDPSPWLAQMIEALRLDAGANHAAAASLRAEALEQAPAHSGHIDDQPFAWLADGDSRLGPVLEVIVKGQYRWLPMERLIAVELEKPESLADLVWLKAELYLAGGQQTPALVPVRYPGSTSAGAPLAMARATRWLQPHSDTWFGLGQREFASDVGEHALLDTRVIRFDTVEN, from the coding sequence ATGACCGTACCGTCCAATGCAGAAGCCCTGATCAAGCAGGGTTGTCCCACCGAAGCGCTGGAGGCATTGCAGGCCGAAGTGCGGCGCACCCCCGCGGCGCCGGAGCCGCGCGTATTCCTGTTCCAGTTGCTGGCCATCCTGGGCGATTGGCAGCGGGCCGGCCAACAGCTGGATACGCTATCCAAGCTCTATGGCGACTTCGCCACGTTTACCCATTTCTATCAGCATGTGCTAACCGCCGAGCGGGCACGTGCCGATGTTTTCGCCGGGCAAGCAAGCCCGGTGGTGATAGGCGATCCCTCGCCCTGGCTGGCCCAGATGATCGAGGCCCTGCGCCTGGACGCCGGTGCCAACCACGCCGCCGCCGCCAGCTTGCGCGCCGAGGCGCTGGAGCAGGCGCCCGCCCATTCCGGCCATATCGATGACCAGCCTTTTGCCTGGCTGGCCGACGGCGATAGCCGGCTGGGTCCGGTCCTGGAAGTCATCGTCAAAGGCCAGTACCGCTGGCTGCCGATGGAAAGATTGATTGCCGTCGAACTGGAAAAGCCCGAGTCCTTGGCCGATCTGGTCTGGCTCAAGGCCGAACTGTATCTGGCCGGGGGCCAGCAGACGCCCGCCCTGGTGCCGGTGCGCTATCCCGGCTCGACCTCGGCTGGCGCGCCGCTGGCGATGGCCCGCGCCACGCGCTGGCTGCAGCCGCATAGCGACACCTGGTTTGGCCTGGGCCAACGCGAATTCGCTTCCGATGTGGGCGAGCATGCCTTGCTCGACACGCGGGTGATTCGTTTCGATACGGTGGAAAACTGA